The nucleotide window GACGCACTCGTCACGATGGACAGGAACCTCCCGCACCAGCAGAACCTTGCCGGCCAGCCCTTCGGCATCGTCCTCATTGAGGCACCTTCGAACCGAATGGTTCACCTTCGACCGTTGGTGTTCGAGATTCTTAGGGCCCTCGGCGGCATCGGCCCCGGCGAACTCCGACGCGTGGGTGCCTAACCCGCCGCTGGAGTTGACCAGCGCATGAACGACCGTCCGGTCCGACTGCGTACGATGGCCGCGTTCGCGGCTCTGCCGCCGCTCCGCTAGCCCTTCTGCCTCGCGTCAGTCGGATGTTTCATGTATATTCTCCGCATGAGCAAAATGTCCCTCACCCGTGACGAGGCGTTCCGGCAGCTCCAAACGGCCGAGCCCGAGGTTCGGCGGCTCAGTGTTCGTCGGTTGGCGCTCTTCGGATCCGTGCGTCGCAACGAGGCTCGCCCCGACAGTGATGTTGATGTGCTTGTCGAGTTCGTTCCGACAGAGAAGACGTTCGATCGCTTCATGGCGTTGGCGGATCTGCTCGAAGACACTTTAGAGCATCGGGTTGAAGTGGTCACCACTGAGTCCCTCTCGCCTTTTATTGGGCCGCACATCTTGGCCGAGGCAACGGATGTCCTTCGAGCCGCGTGACTACCTGCGGCATATTCTCGTGGAAGTCGAGTGCCTCCTTAATCAGAGTCAGCCTCCGACCTATGAGCGTTTCGCAGCGGATGACACGTTGCGGCGTGCGTTCGTGCGCAGCTTGGAAATTATCGAAAATTATCGGCGATGCGGTGAAGAACCTGCCCGATGAGTTCCGGGCATCGCATCCTGAGGGTGAGTGGCGTCCGATTGCTCAGATGCGCGACCGCTTGTTCCATGGTTACTTTGGGGTGGACTATCAGCTGGTAGGGGATATGGTGTGCGAGAAACTGCCAGAACTGAAACGTAGCATCCAGCGGATCATTGATTCACAACAGGCCTGACCATCGGGTTGAG belongs to Nitrospira sp. and includes:
- a CDS encoding nucleotidyltransferase family protein; this encodes MYILRMSKMSLTRDEAFRQLQTAEPEVRRLSVRRLALFGSVRRNEARPDSDVDVLVEFVPTEKTFDRFMALADLLEDTLEHRVEVVTTESLSPFIGPHILAEATDVLRAA
- a CDS encoding DUF86 domain-containing protein, which gives rise to MSVSQRMTRCGVRSCAAWKLSKIIGDAVKNLPDEFRASHPEGEWRPIAQMRDRLFHGYFGVDYQLVGDMVCEKLPELKRSIQRIIDSQQA